From one [Ruminococcus] lactaris ATCC 29176 genomic stretch:
- the lepB gene encoding signal peptidase I, with translation MRKIIKELAGWLVYIVIVVIIAWGFVTFVAQRTQVSGASMETTLSDGDQLIVDKISYQFREPERFEIIVFPYQYEAGTYYIKRIIGLPGETVQILDGSVYINGEKLEEHYGNEVMEEAGIAAEPVTLGVDEYFVLGDNRNNSKDSRSVDVGVVHGKDFVGRAWIRIWPFEKIGWIRHELTGQE, from the coding sequence ATGAGGAAAATTATAAAGGAACTGGCAGGATGGCTGGTATATATTGTGATTGTTGTTATCATTGCATGGGGATTTGTAACCTTTGTAGCACAGAGGACGCAGGTAAGCGGGGCTTCTATGGAGACGACATTGTCTGACGGGGATCAACTGATCGTTGATAAAATTTCTTATCAGTTCCGGGAACCGGAAAGATTTGAGATCATTGTATTTCCTTATCAATATGAAGCAGGTACATACTATATCAAGCGGATCATCGGACTGCCCGGCGAGACGGTACAGATCCTGGACGGTTCGGTCTATATTAACGGGGAAAAGCTGGAAGAACATTACGGAAATGAAGTGATGGAAGAAGCCGGAATTGCTGCAGAGCCGGTTACGCTGGGTGTGGATGAGTATTTTGTGCTTGGTGATAACCGGAACAACAGCAAGGACAGCCGTTCCGTGGATGTGGGAGTTGTGCATGGAAAGGATTTTGTAGGAAGAGCATGGATCAGGATCTGGCCTTTTGAAAAAATAGGATGGATCCGTCATGAGCTGACCGGACAGGAGTAA
- a CDS encoding PaaI family thioesterase: protein MKPDEKTVKLFENDRFATENGAVIEEVEEHYAKCSLKLGSRHRNAMGAVMGGVYFTLADFAFAVAANWQGTGTVSLHSDIAYLGSVKGNQLIAEAVCIKNGRSTSYYKIEVKDELGNLTAVVNTTGYRVK, encoded by the coding sequence ATGAAGCCGGATGAGAAAACGGTAAAATTATTTGAAAATGACCGGTTTGCAACGGAGAATGGAGCTGTGATCGAGGAAGTGGAGGAGCATTATGCAAAGTGCAGTCTGAAGCTTGGATCACGTCATCGCAATGCCATGGGTGCAGTGATGGGCGGAGTTTATTTTACATTAGCCGATTTCGCTTTTGCTGTAGCTGCGAACTGGCAGGGAACGGGAACAGTGTCACTTCATTCAGATATCGCATATCTTGGAAGTGTGAAGGGCAATCAGCTTATTGCTGAAGCTGTCTGTATCAAAAATGGCCGCTCCACCAGTTACTACAAAATCGAGGTGAAAGATGAACTGGGAAATCTGACGGCGGTTGTCAATACGACCGGATACCGTGTAAAGTAA
- the lepB gene encoding signal peptidase I, translated as MGQEINFRRQRGGKKRKVKKKKNHLKFEDNKKKLKFEKKKNPRLIRQIIIWAAEIAGACAVAVLLVAFFGHRISNSGDAMTPSIRNGEVVLVDRLVIDMKELSRGQIVAFRPNGNKEVHFYIRRVAGLPGETVQIKEGKLYIDGEELKSYEYVSEIRDAGIAAEPVKLGADEYFLLGDNPQGGEDSRSSDIGIVKKDDLYGKVWFNTTSGDHFGIVKK; from the coding sequence ATGGGACAGGAGATTAATTTCCGCAGGCAGAGAGGCGGAAAAAAGAGAAAAGTTAAAAAGAAAAAGAATCATTTAAAATTTGAAGATAATAAAAAAAAGTTAAAATTTGAAAAAAAGAAGAATCCACGCCTGATCCGCCAGATTATCATCTGGGCAGCAGAGATTGCAGGGGCGTGTGCGGTGGCAGTGTTGCTTGTTGCATTTTTTGGACACCGGATCAGCAATTCAGGAGATGCGATGACTCCATCGATCCGTAATGGAGAAGTAGTCCTTGTGGATCGCCTGGTGATTGACATGAAAGAGTTATCCAGGGGACAGATTGTTGCATTCCGGCCGAATGGAAATAAAGAAGTCCATTTTTATATCAGAAGAGTAGCCGGACTGCCCGGCGAGACAGTTCAGATCAAAGAGGGGAAACTTTATATCGACGGGGAAGAACTGAAGAGTTATGAGTATGTCTCCGAGATCCGGGATGCCGGGATTGCAGCAGAACCGGTGAAGCTTGGAGCAGATGAATATTTCCTTCTGGGAGATAATCCACAAGGCGGGGAAGACAGCAGATCTTCAGATATTGGAATTGTAAAAAAAGATGATCTTTATGGAAAAGTATGGTTCAATACCACATCAGGAGATCATTTTGGAATTGTAAAAAAGTAA
- a CDS encoding mechanosensitive ion channel family protein, with amino-acid sequence MTGTGNLLQRAIPRLYLAASGTVTNDSVSDVLDSAQEVTKDTANEVNQFVQYFYDHIPNLIAFGMKVLFAIIFFLIGRKVIKWIRKIVSRSMERANADVGVKQFVDSMLKFVMYAVLIFLIATKFGVESSSVAALIASAGVAIGLAVQGSLSNFAGGILILILKPFEVGDYIMVNSAGIEGTVKSIQIFYTRMTTIDNKTIIVPNGILTDNSLTNVTARPERQLDLKVGIAYDADLKKAKGLIETMLLNDKDVIQDEEIKVFVDELADSSVVIGLRAWVKTEAYWTTRWRVLEEIKLQFDEAGIEIPFNQLTVHMKEGK; translated from the coding sequence ATGACAGGAACAGGAAATCTGCTACAGCGTGCAATCCCGCGTCTGTATCTGGCAGCATCCGGTACGGTTACGAATGATTCCGTCAGTGATGTGTTGGATTCAGCACAGGAAGTGACAAAAGATACAGCGAATGAAGTCAATCAGTTTGTACAATACTTTTATGATCATATTCCGAATCTGATCGCATTTGGAATGAAAGTCTTGTTTGCGATTATTTTCTTTCTGATCGGAAGAAAAGTGATCAAGTGGATCAGGAAGATTGTTTCCAGATCAATGGAGAGAGCAAATGCAGATGTGGGAGTCAAACAGTTTGTAGATTCTATGCTGAAATTCGTAATGTATGCAGTTCTGATCTTTCTCATCGCTACAAAATTTGGTGTGGAATCTTCTTCAGTAGCGGCACTGATTGCATCAGCAGGTGTAGCCATTGGTCTTGCAGTTCAGGGAAGTCTTTCCAATTTTGCAGGGGGAATACTGATCCTTATTTTAAAACCATTTGAAGTGGGCGATTATATTATGGTCAATTCAGCCGGGATCGAAGGAACAGTGAAGTCAATCCAGATTTTTTATACAAGAATGACGACGATCGACAACAAGACGATCATTGTTCCAAATGGGATTCTGACAGATAACAGTCTGACCAATGTGACTGCACGTCCTGAGCGACAGTTAGATCTGAAAGTCGGAATCGCCTATGATGCTGATCTGAAAAAGGCAAAGGGTCTGATCGAGACTATGTTGTTGAATGATAAGGATGTAATACAGGATGAGGAGATTAAAGTCTTTGTGGATGAACTGGCTGACAGCAGTGTCGTGATCGGACTGCGTGCATGGGTGAAGACAGAAGCATACTGGACTACACGATGGAGAGTGTTGGAAGAGATCAAGCTTCAGTTCGATGAAGCAGGAATCGAGATTCCGTTCAATCAGCTTACAGTGCATATGAAAGAAGGAAAATAA
- the pgeF gene encoding peptidoglycan editing factor PgeF: MALGLKYKNEESILEEAGTVTPFLEFPLFKNTGIVRHGFSTRLGGVSKGYYSSMNLSFERGDDPEAVRENFRRMGAAIGVSCEDMVLSKQTHTTNVRIVTEEDRGKGILKERDYTDVDGLITDRPGICLVTSYADCVPLYFVDPVRKVIGLSHSGWRGTVGKIGKHTVELMQETFGCRPEEILAAVGPSVCMDCYEVSEEVIDKFREAFDKENWDQLFYKKANGKYQLNLWKANELIFLESGILAEHMAITNVCTHCNSEILYSHRTMGNKRGNLCAFLALK; the protein is encoded by the coding sequence ATGGCTTTAGGATTGAAATATAAAAATGAAGAATCTATCTTGGAAGAAGCGGGAACTGTCACACCATTTTTGGAGTTTCCGCTTTTTAAAAATACGGGAATTGTCAGACATGGATTCTCTACAAGACTTGGAGGCGTAAGTAAGGGATATTATTCATCCATGAATTTAAGTTTTGAACGGGGAGATGACCCGGAGGCAGTCCGTGAAAATTTCCGGCGTATGGGAGCTGCAATCGGAGTTTCCTGTGAGGATATGGTACTTTCAAAGCAGACGCATACTACAAATGTCAGGATTGTGACGGAGGAAGACCGGGGAAAGGGAATCTTAAAGGAACGGGATTATACGGATGTGGACGGTCTGATCACGGACAGACCCGGAATCTGCCTGGTGACTTCATATGCAGACTGTGTTCCCCTTTATTTTGTTGATCCGGTCAGAAAAGTCATCGGACTGAGTCATTCCGGGTGGCGTGGCACTGTTGGTAAGATCGGAAAGCATACGGTTGAGCTGATGCAGGAGACGTTTGGATGCAGACCGGAAGAGATACTGGCTGCGGTAGGACCTTCTGTGTGTATGGACTGCTATGAAGTCAGCGAAGAGGTGATCGACAAATTCCGTGAAGCTTTTGATAAGGAGAACTGGGATCAGTTGTTTTATAAGAAAGCAAATGGAAAATATCAGTTGAATCTCTGGAAAGCCAATGAGCTGATCTTTTTAGAAAGTGGGATTCTGGCAGAGCATATGGCGATTACAAATGTGTGTACGCACTGCAACAGTGAGATCCTTTATTCTCATCGTACGATGGGAAATAAGCGTGGTAATCTCTGTGCATTTCTTGCATTGAAATAG
- the trmD gene encoding tRNA (guanosine(37)-N1)-methyltransferase TrmD: MNFHILTLFPEMIEQGLNTSITGRAISNGLLSIEAINIRDYAFNKHQSVDDYPYGGGAGMLMQAEPVYLAYEAVRKKIAERKPAEAETEEPAEAEQLEEKPVTGSEEEPVKEKKLRVVYLSPQGDVFSQGMAEELAKEEDLVLLCGHYEGIDERVLEEIVTDYVSIGDYVLTGGELPAMVMVDAISRLVPGVLHNNVSAEFESFQDNLLEYPQYSRPEEWHGKKVPPVLMSGHHANIEKWRREQSILRTYERRPDLLEKSNLTEKEKKWLKDQIND, from the coding sequence AGGGCAATAAGTAACGGACTTTTGTCGATTGAAGCAATTAATATCAGGGACTATGCGTTTAATAAGCATCAAAGCGTGGATGATTATCCCTATGGTGGCGGAGCCGGGATGCTGATGCAGGCAGAACCGGTCTATCTGGCATATGAAGCTGTCAGAAAAAAGATCGCTGAAAGAAAACCGGCAGAGGCAGAGACAGAAGAGCCGGCAGAAGCAGAACAACTGGAAGAAAAACCGGTGACTGGATCAGAAGAAGAGCCGGTGAAAGAGAAAAAGCTCAGGGTCGTTTATCTTTCTCCACAGGGAGATGTGTTCAGCCAGGGAATGGCGGAGGAACTTGCAAAGGAAGAAGACCTGGTGCTTTTATGCGGACATTATGAAGGAATTGATGAACGGGTACTGGAAGAAATCGTGACGGATTATGTATCGATTGGAGATTATGTGCTGACGGGCGGAGAACTGCCGGCGATGGTAATGGTCGATGCGATTTCCAGATTAGTACCGGGCGTGCTTCATAACAATGTATCTGCGGAGTTTGAATCTTTTCAGGATAATCTGCTGGAGTATCCGCAGTATTCCAGACCGGAAGAGTGGCATGGAAAGAAAGTGCCACCGGTTCTGATGTCAGGACATCATGCAAATATTGAAAAATGGCGGAGAGAACAGTCAATCCTCCGTACTTATGAGAGAAGACCGGATCTGTTGGAGAAGAGTAATCTGACAGAAAAAGAAAAAAAATGGCTGAAAGACCAGATAAATGATTAA
- a CDS encoding ribonuclease HII: MGKSISEIKKEFENSDENSWEKLCGFYEQDSRIGVQNLAARYRKKQAALVQERERLKQMHFYEEKYSQYRCICGIDEAGRGPLAGPVVAGAVILPADCEILYLNDSKKLSAARREELYDEIMEKAVATGIGMASPARIDEINILQATYEAMREAVSKLSREPDLLLNDAVTIPEMTIMQVPIIKGDAKSVSIAAASILAKVTRDRLMIEYDKILPEYGFAGHKGYGSKEHIAAIQKYGPSPIHRRTFIKNFM; encoded by the coding sequence ATGGGAAAAAGCATCAGTGAGATAAAAAAAGAATTTGAAAATTCCGATGAAAATAGCTGGGAGAAACTCTGCGGTTTTTATGAGCAGGATTCCCGGATCGGTGTGCAGAATCTGGCGGCACGTTACCGCAAAAAGCAGGCGGCACTTGTGCAGGAACGAGAACGGCTGAAACAGATGCACTTTTATGAGGAAAAGTATAGTCAGTACCGGTGCATCTGTGGAATTGACGAGGCAGGAAGAGGACCACTGGCAGGTCCGGTTGTGGCAGGGGCAGTGATCCTGCCGGCAGACTGTGAGATTTTATATCTGAATGATTCCAAGAAACTGTCAGCGGCAAGAAGAGAAGAACTGTATGATGAGATCATGGAGAAGGCAGTTGCGACAGGAATCGGAATGGCAAGCCCGGCAAGGATTGATGAGATCAATATCCTGCAGGCAACGTATGAGGCAATGCGGGAGGCAGTATCAAAACTTTCCAGAGAGCCGGATCTTCTGCTCAATGATGCGGTGACAATCCCGGAGATGACGATCATGCAGGTTCCGATCATTAAAGGGGATGCGAAGAGTGTTTCGATTGCTGCAGCCAGTATTCTTGCAAAAGTGACAAGGGACAGGCTGATGATCGAATACGATAAAATTCTTCCTGAATACGGATTTGCAGGGCATAAGGGATATGGCTCAAAAGAGCATATTGCAGCGATTCAAAAGTATGGTCCGTCACCGATCCACCGAAGGACATTTATAAAGAATTTCATGTAA
- the rplS gene encoding 50S ribosomal protein L19, whose product MNEIIKKIEAEQLKENAPEFHVGDTVKVYAKIKEGNRERIQVFEGTVLKRQGGGARETFTVRKSSNGIGVEKTWPVHSPHVEKVEVIRRGKVRRAKLNYLRQRVGKAAKVKELVK is encoded by the coding sequence ATGAACGAAATTATTAAGAAAATCGAAGCAGAACAGTTAAAAGAGAATGCACCTGAATTTCACGTTGGTGATACTGTAAAAGTATACGCTAAGATCAAAGAGGGAAACCGTGAAAGAATCCAGGTATTCGAGGGAACAGTCCTGAAGAGACAGGGCGGTGGAGCAAGAGAAACTTTCACAGTAAGAAAGTCCTCTAACGGAATCGGTGTTGAGAAGACATGGCCGGTACATTCTCCACATGTTGAGAAAGTAGAAGTTATCCGCAGAGGTAAAGTAAGAAGAGCGAAACTGAACTACTTAAGACAGCGTGTTGGTAAGGCTGCTAAGGTAAAAGAATTAGTTAAATAA
- a CDS encoding YraN family protein — MKKIQKNRRKTGADYEKAAGFYLEQMGYEILQFNYRCRLGEIDLIAKDGAYYVFCEVKYRADERKGSPLEAVDARKQQKIFRTAMYYLTEQQLEDVPCRFDVVGIEGTKITLIKNAFGG; from the coding sequence ATGAAAAAGATTCAGAAGAATCGGAGAAAGACAGGAGCAGATTATGAAAAAGCAGCGGGATTTTATCTGGAGCAGATGGGATATGAGATTCTTCAGTTTAATTACCGCTGCCGTCTTGGGGAGATCGATCTGATTGCAAAGGACGGAGCGTATTACGTGTTCTGTGAAGTAAAATACAGAGCTGATGAACGGAAAGGAAGTCCGCTGGAAGCGGTGGATGCCAGAAAGCAGCAGAAGATCTTCCGTACGGCAATGTATTATCTGACAGAACAGCAGCTGGAGGATGTGCCGTGCAGATTTGATGTGGTCGGAATCGAGGGGACAAAGATCACGCTGATAAAGAATGCATTTGGAGGATGA
- the ylqF gene encoding ribosome biogenesis GTPase YlqF produces the protein MHFQWYPGHMTKARRMMQENIKLIDLIIELVDARVPLSSRNPDIDELGKNKARLILLNKADLAEDRRNDEWLEYFKEKGYSAVKVNSRKGGGIKSIQNVIQEACKEKMERDRKRGILNRPVRAMVVGIPNVGKSTFINSLAGKACAKTGNKPGVTKGKQWIRLNKNVELLDTPGILWPKFEDQAVGLKLAFIGSIKDEILQTEELASELVDFINRSYPGVLEEKYAIEHSDDKFEVLEKIAQSRHCLVRGNEFDTEKAAAILLDDFRNGRLGRITLEVPEAV, from the coding sequence ATGCATTTTCAGTGGTATCCGGGTCATATGACAAAGGCCCGAAGGATGATGCAGGAAAATATCAAGCTGATCGATCTGATCATTGAGCTTGTAGATGCGAGGGTTCCGCTTAGCAGCAGGAATCCGGATATTGACGAATTAGGAAAGAATAAGGCAAGACTGATCCTGCTGAATAAGGCAGATCTTGCAGAGGACAGAAGAAATGATGAGTGGCTGGAGTATTTCAAAGAAAAAGGATATTCTGCGGTAAAAGTAAATTCCAGGAAGGGCGGCGGGATCAAATCGATCCAGAATGTCATTCAGGAGGCCTGTAAAGAAAAAATGGAGCGGGACCGCAAACGTGGCATCCTGAACCGTCCGGTCAGGGCTATGGTAGTAGGAATCCCGAATGTTGGAAAATCCACATTTATCAATTCCCTGGCAGGAAAAGCCTGTGCGAAGACCGGAAATAAACCGGGTGTAACAAAGGGGAAGCAGTGGATCAGACTGAATAAAAATGTAGAGTTACTGGATACACCGGGAATCCTCTGGCCCAAATTTGAAGATCAGGCAGTCGGTCTGAAACTGGCGTTTATCGGCTCCATCAAGGATGAGATCCTTCAGACAGAAGAACTGGCATCCGAGCTGGTGGATTTTATAAACCGATCTTATCCGGGAGTGCTGGAAGAAAAGTATGCGATAGAGCATTCCGATGATAAGTTTGAAGTTCTTGAGAAGATTGCCCAGAGCAGACATTGTCTGGTACGGGGAAATGAATTTGATACAGAGAAGGCGGCAGCCATCTTATTAGATGATTTCCGCAACGGACGGCTTGGCAGGATCACCCTGGAAGTTCCGGAGGCAGTATGA
- a CDS encoding GntR family transcriptional regulator: MGLMMNVPTKDYIVETIKEEILSGQIKPGTELAQEALAERLGVSRMPIREALQNLVQEGFAVRLPNRHMQAVVLDREQIHDVFHMIEMMMAENTILLAAKEHRQGGQLTEEDAEDPSSVQLERILKGMKNAPDERRMAEWEMLFHERLISLLGNAYLEQMQKKMLDGYAAYAITHMGDKKESCRRLKEVTEAMAANDDQKIREAFAVYFSSYANAFTSARDEEDKMDGEWRNEDEAG; this comes from the coding sequence ATGGGATTGATGATGAATGTACCGACAAAGGATTATATTGTAGAGACGATCAAAGAGGAGATTTTGTCAGGCCAGATAAAGCCGGGGACAGAACTGGCACAGGAAGCACTTGCAGAGCGGCTTGGTGTATCGAGGATGCCAATCCGGGAAGCATTGCAGAATTTAGTGCAGGAGGGCTTCGCGGTCAGACTTCCCAACCGGCATATGCAGGCAGTGGTATTAGACAGAGAACAGATCCACGATGTATTTCATATGATTGAGATGATGATGGCAGAGAATACGATTCTTCTTGCAGCGAAAGAACACCGGCAGGGTGGACAGCTCACAGAAGAGGATGCAGAAGATCCTTCCAGCGTCCAACTGGAACGTATCTTAAAGGGAATGAAGAATGCACCGGATGAAAGAAGAATGGCAGAATGGGAAATGCTGTTCCATGAGCGTCTGATCAGCCTCCTTGGGAATGCCTATCTGGAGCAGATGCAGAAAAAGATGCTGGATGGGTATGCTGCGTATGCGATCACCCATATGGGAGATAAGAAGGAAAGCTGCAGGCGGTTGAAAGAAGTCACAGAGGCGATGGCAGCAAATGACGATCAGAAGATCCGGGAAGCTTTTGCTGTTTATTTTTCCTCCTATGCGAATGCGTTTACTTCTGCGAGGGATGAAGAGGATAAGATGGATGGAGAATGGAGGAATGAGGATGAAGCCGGATGA